A single region of the Alphaproteobacteria bacterium genome encodes:
- the miaA gene encoding tRNA (adenosine(37)-N6)-dimethylallyltransferase MiaA, with translation MKPGKDDHAPESVKKSDRFVHDSAPVLIVAGPTASGKSGLAIAAAQAFNGVIVNADSMQVYRELKVLTARPRPGTEALAPHRLYGVMSVRESCSAGRWCRLALNEIGAAHATGKLPIVTGGTGLYLKALVDGIAELPEIPPALRARARELFDELGPVEFRAALAARHASAEVRPLPRDRQRLIRAWEVLEATGRSLADWQGATPDARPTHLRFAAVRLDPPREALYEAIEHRLDRMIEEGAVDEVKALLAMKLDPQMPALKAVGIAELAEYLEGRTSLEEALANAKQSTRRLAKRQNTWFRHQPLADRVLSIDEPAFAQFSESFKDRIFNFIRRSLLTESN, from the coding sequence ATGAAGCCCGGCAAGGACGATCATGCGCCGGAAAGCGTAAAGAAATCCGATAGATTCGTGCATGATTCGGCCCCTGTCCTGATTGTCGCGGGTCCGACCGCGAGCGGCAAATCGGGTTTGGCGATCGCGGCAGCCCAGGCATTCAATGGCGTCATCGTCAATGCTGACAGCATGCAGGTTTACCGGGAGCTCAAGGTCCTCACCGCACGCCCTCGGCCCGGGACCGAAGCACTCGCGCCTCATCGGCTCTATGGTGTGATGTCCGTGCGCGAATCGTGCTCGGCGGGCCGCTGGTGCCGGCTGGCGCTCAACGAGATCGGTGCCGCGCATGCCACGGGCAAGCTGCCGATCGTGACAGGGGGCACGGGCCTCTATCTCAAAGCCCTTGTAGATGGCATCGCCGAGCTTCCGGAAATTCCGCCCGCCCTGCGCGCCCGCGCCCGCGAGCTTTTCGATGAACTCGGGCCAGTCGAATTTCGTGCCGCCCTTGCCGCGCGGCACGCCTCGGCAGAGGTACGTCCTCTCCCGCGCGACCGCCAGCGCCTTATCCGCGCATGGGAAGTGCTGGAGGCGACAGGCCGCTCCTTGGCCGACTGGCAGGGCGCCACGCCCGATGCGCGACCCACACACCTTCGCTTCGCGGCCGTGCGCCTCGACCCGCCGCGCGAAGCCCTCTATGAGGCTATCGAGCACCGCCTCGATCGCATGATCGAGGAGGGTGCTGTTGACGAAGTTAAGGCACTTCTCGCCATGAAACTCGATCCCCAGATGCCAGCACTCAAGGCGGTCGGCATTGCCGAGCTTGCGGAATATCTCGAAGGGCGGACAAGTCTGGAAGAGGCTTTGGCAAACGCAAAGCAATCGACGCGGCGCCTGGCCAAGCGTCAAAACACCTGGTTTCGGCACCAACCCTTGGCCGATCGCGTCTTATCGATAGATGAGCCAGCTTTTGCGCAATTTTCGGAAAGCTTCAAAGACAGAATCTTTAATTTTATTCGTCGGAGCCTGTTGACCGAGTCGAATTGA
- the serB gene encoding phosphoserine phosphatase SerB, giving the protein MQRVLTIVAGDVVAGLENSIADSARAALKAAGAGVGFPRTLQRGLAVDLPFEGVGDAAAEHAVRAHLQAGPFDLLAQPVEGRRKRLLVADMDSTIVGVETLDELADFAGVKDLVAAITARSMAGEVDFVDALIERVAMLKGLSVDALERTWERVFLLPGARALVETMRHHGGYTALVSGGFRFFTSRVRALVGFDYDESNTLEIEDGRLTGRIVPPVINRDGKFNALKRLCEERGLPLAASLAVGDGANDLAMVRAAGLGIAYRGKPSLAAAARARVDHADLTALLFFQGYARDEFVE; this is encoded by the coding sequence ATGCAACGTGTTCTGACAATCGTTGCCGGCGACGTCGTGGCCGGTTTGGAGAATAGCATTGCAGATAGCGCGCGTGCGGCGCTCAAGGCAGCTGGCGCTGGCGTCGGGTTTCCTCGCACGCTTCAGCGCGGACTCGCCGTTGACCTCCCGTTCGAAGGCGTGGGCGACGCCGCGGCCGAGCATGCCGTGCGAGCCCACTTGCAAGCCGGGCCCTTCGATCTCTTGGCGCAGCCGGTGGAGGGTCGCCGTAAACGCCTTCTTGTGGCGGACATGGACTCGACTATCGTCGGCGTTGAGACGCTCGACGAACTCGCCGATTTCGCGGGCGTGAAAGACCTGGTCGCGGCGATTACCGCGCGATCGATGGCAGGCGAGGTGGATTTTGTCGACGCACTTATCGAGCGCGTCGCGATGCTCAAAGGCCTTTCAGTCGATGCGCTCGAGCGGACATGGGAGCGCGTGTTTCTTCTGCCCGGTGCGCGCGCGCTCGTCGAGACGATGCGTCACCACGGCGGCTATACGGCATTGGTCTCGGGCGGATTCCGCTTCTTCACGAGCCGTGTGCGGGCACTCGTCGGCTTCGACTACGATGAATCGAACACGCTCGAAATCGAGGACGGCCGCCTCACCGGACGCATCGTGCCGCCCGTCATCAATCGCGACGGCAAATTCAATGCCTTGAAGCGCCTTTGCGAGGAAAGGGGCTTGCCGCTTGCCGCCAGCCTCGCGGTCGGGGACGGGGCCAATGATCTCGCGATGGTGCGCGCCGCGGGCCTCGGCATCGCCTACCGGGGGAAACCCTCCCTCGCCGCGGCGGCGCGCGCACGGGTCGACCACGCCGACCTCACCGCACTGCTCTTTTTCCAGGGCTACGCCCGGGACGAGTTCGTCGAGTAG
- a CDS encoding acetolactate synthase 3 large subunit, translating into MPAHDLTGADVVLKSLVDQGVEVIFGYPGGAVLPLYDALFKQNALRHILVRQEGGAVHAAEGYARSTGRVGVVLVTSGPGATNAVTGLTDALMDSIPLVCLTGQVPTHLIGNDAFQEADTVGITRPCTKHNYLVKRPEDLARVMHEAFYVARTGRPGPVVVDLPKDILQGPAPYAGPERIQHRSYNPRLKPERDQLERAIDMMAAAKRPIFYAGGGVINSGLKASKLLGQLVHLTGFPCTNTLMGLGGFPGTDPQFLGMLGMHGTYEANLAMHGCDLMIAVGARFDDRVTGKLTDFSPGSRKIQIDIDPSSINKNVRVDLGIVGDAALVLEDLIKLWKVRQPKPETKALDAWWTMIEGWRKRNCLNYKQTKDVIKPQYAIERLYELTKDKSPFITTEVGQHQMWAAQFFKFATPYHWMTSGGLGTMGYGLPAAMGVQIAHPNALVIDVAGESSVLMNIQEMSTVQQYRLPVKIFIINNQWMGMVRQWQELLHGGRYAESYMDSLPDFVKLAEAFGAVGMRAEKPSEVDDLIKEMIKIDRAVIADVRVDQTENCFPMIPAGRAHNEMILGPEDKAGSAATEEGMVLV; encoded by the coding sequence ATGCCGGCACACGACTTGACCGGAGCGGATGTTGTCCTGAAATCCCTCGTGGATCAGGGCGTTGAGGTCATTTTCGGGTACCCCGGCGGTGCGGTACTCCCGCTTTACGATGCGCTTTTCAAGCAGAATGCCCTGCGCCATATCCTGGTGCGCCAGGAGGGTGGTGCGGTGCATGCGGCGGAAGGTTATGCCCGCTCGACCGGTAGGGTCGGTGTGGTGCTCGTGACCTCGGGTCCCGGAGCGACGAACGCCGTCACCGGCCTGACCGACGCGCTCATGGACTCGATCCCCTTGGTTTGCCTGACGGGCCAAGTGCCGACGCATCTCATCGGCAACGATGCCTTTCAGGAAGCCGACACGGTTGGCATCACGCGGCCCTGTACAAAACACAATTACCTCGTGAAACGGCCGGAAGATCTCGCCCGCGTCATGCACGAGGCATTCTATGTCGCGCGCACCGGCCGGCCAGGCCCCGTGGTCGTCGATTTGCCCAAGGACATCCTGCAAGGGCCAGCACCTTATGCCGGTCCGGAGCGAATCCAGCACCGCAGCTATAATCCGCGTCTGAAGCCCGAGCGAGACCAGCTTGAGCGCGCCATCGACATGATGGCGGCGGCAAAGCGTCCGATCTTTTATGCGGGTGGGGGCGTCATCAATTCGGGTTTGAAGGCATCGAAGCTCCTCGGCCAGCTCGTGCATCTCACGGGATTCCCGTGCACCAATACCCTCATGGGTCTCGGCGGTTTCCCCGGCACCGATCCGCAGTTTCTCGGCATGCTCGGCATGCACGGCACCTACGAGGCGAACCTCGCCATGCATGGCTGCGATCTTATGATCGCGGTCGGCGCGCGTTTCGACGACCGTGTAACGGGAAAGCTCACCGACTTCTCGCCGGGCTCGAGGAAAATTCAGATCGATATCGATCCTTCCTCGATCAATAAGAACGTTCGGGTGGATCTCGGGATCGTCGGCGACGCGGCACTCGTGCTCGAGGATCTGATCAAACTTTGGAAGGTGCGGCAGCCCAAGCCCGAGACGAAGGCGCTCGACGCCTGGTGGACGATGATCGAAGGCTGGCGGAAGCGGAATTGCCTGAATTACAAACAGACCAAGGACGTTATCAAACCGCAATATGCGATCGAGCGGCTTTACGAGTTGACCAAAGATAAATCGCCCTTCATCACGACCGAAGTCGGTCAGCATCAGATGTGGGCCGCACAGTTCTTCAAATTCGCGACCCCCTATCATTGGATGACCTCGGGGGGACTGGGCACCATGGGATACGGGCTGCCTGCCGCGATGGGTGTCCAGATCGCCCACCCCAACGCCCTTGTCATCGACGTGGCGGGCGAGTCGTCGGTGCTCATGAACATCCAGGAAATGTCCACGGTCCAGCAATATCGACTGCCGGTGAAAATCTTCATCATCAACAATCAATGGATGGGTATGGTCCGCCAATGGCAGGAGCTTCTGCATGGCGGACGCTACGCCGAAAGCTACATGGATTCGTTGCCTGACTTCGTAAAGCTCGCGGAGGCATTCGGTGCAGTGGGCATGCGCGCGGAGAAACCAAGCGAAGTGGACGATCTCATCAAGGAAATGATCAAGATCGACCGCGCCGTGATCGCCGACGTTCGAGTCGACCAGACGGAAAACTGCTTTCCGATGATTCCGGCGGGACGCGCGCACAATGAGATGATCCTGGGGCCCGAGGACAAGGCAGGCAGTGCTGCGACCGAAGAAGGCATGGTGCTCGTTTAG